The Brevibacterium atlanticum genome segment CCCGGTGGTCGCTTCGCCGATGTTGTTCGCGAGGTCGGATGCCTTGGCGGTGACGACGAGTGCGTAGGGCGAGCCCTTCTGGGCTTCCTTCATGCTGATACGGGAGATGAGGGTGGCGAAGCGCTCATAGATCCAGCTCTTCGCGGTCGGCTGTTCCCGGACGAGGTTGATGGTCGAGCCGTCTTCACGAACACCGTAGCCGTCGGGGAGCGCGGTTGCTGCGTCCACAGGGTTCTGCGAGGCTCCGCTGTCCCGGTTGGCTTCGAATACGGCCCACTGCGGGGCGTCGAGGCGGTCGCCGGCAAGAACGGCATCGACCGGCGCGTATCGTTCCTCGTCACGATTGTGGTCGGGTCCGACGGTCGCGCCGGAATCGGAGTCTGCGGCCGGAGTCGACCCGGAGGGTGCTGGGTCGGCTGTGGTGGGAGCCGGACCGGCTGTAGTGAGTGCTGGGTCGGTCGATGGGTCGCCGGCCGCGGGACGTGCGGATTCGATGCGTGAGGTCAGGAGGCCGTGAAGTTCTGCCCCGGCTACTGGGTCGAGCACGCCCTCGAGCCTCCAATCACCGTTTCGTTTGGGACGTGCGGTGACGAAGTAGGCCGACCGCTCCTTGGCGTCGAGGGGTTCAGCCCCGTCGGGGTCGATCCTCACGAGCATATGGCGGAAGATGTCGCGCAGCTCATTGACCGTCACGTCCGCCGCATATCGGACGAGGTCGGCTTCGGCCTTGTCCTTCGTCGCCTGATCGACCCATGCGGGAAGCGCTTTGAGGCACTCCTCGAGGGCGGTGATGTGCTCGGCCGACAGCGTCCCCAAGTGGAACTGCTCGGCCACCAAGGGGTGTTCGGGTTCGAGGCGCTGCCCGTCGAGGGTCACTCGGCCGCCGAGGCTCTCGGCGAGCCTGGCGCGTCGGTTGGCTTCGCGTCCGGTCAGGTTGAGACGGCTCTGGATGAGGTCTTTGGGCGTCTTCGCTCCGCTGTCCGTCGGCGTGCCGACTCGTTCGTAGACCGACAGAGCCAGGGTGGACAGGGAATCGCTGAGTCGACGGAGCGCTTCAGCGCCGTCGATGACGTGCAGTGCCTCGTTCGGTCCCATGGGGCGGTCGAACGTGCGCAGCTTCTCGTCAAGACCGGTCAGCGAAGTGATGGCGTCGGTGATCTCGGGTGCGCAGTCGGCGAGGTCGCTCCATGTGGTGTCGGGCAGGAGCGGGTGGCGCGACGTCCGCTGAGCGGCTGCAGCATCGTCGGACGCTTCTTTCCGCGCGGGCTCGTCGTCTTCCCATGCGGGTTCATTGTCGCCGGGGTCCGTAGGGGGTCCCGGGGTGATGGTGCCGTTCTCTGTTTCTTCTGACCACGGGGGAGAACCCGCGTCTTCGTCCGCAGTATTGCCGGCGTCTGCGGCGGCTGACTCCAGTGGTTCGGTGGGGACCGGATCCAGGGCATCGAACACCTCGGCGAAGGGGTGTCCGGTGAGATCGAGGCCGGCGGCTCTGAGCTGCTCTCTCAGAGAGGGGAGGTCCGGCGTGGTGTCGCTCGGCCCGATCTTCGGCCTATTGCCCGCATCGCTGCGCGAGCCGGAATCGGTGCGCCGAGCACGCCGATTCGACTTACGTCGCTTGCGATCGGGAGTGTAGGTCACTGGCTCGAGCTCCGTTCTCCATTGAAGGTCTCTTTCTCAAATTCTAGTGCTTATCGAAAGCAGAAGCAATAGCAGATTCGAAAAAACATCGAATATAAATCCGATGTACTAACATCTATGATTCGCAGCGTCCGTAGGGTAGAGAATCTGCGCTCATGACTGTCGTGATGATCGGATGATCGAGTCCGTGAAGATTCACGATAGACGGCGGTAGTGACATGAGCGCCGGGTCTCGGCGGTGTGGAGCGGGCCGCAGATGAGAAGTGGCACCGGAGTCCACCGGACGATGGGAAAGTGCGAATCAACAGTGCGATGGGAAGATAGGGGACCATGGGACTCGATTTCACCCTCGTGCAGCTGCGCTACTTCCAGGAGGTCGCGCGGCGCGAGCATATGACCGAGGCGGCCAAGCACCTCAACGTCACCCAGTCCGCGATCTCGACAGCGATGGCGCAGCTCGAACGCACGTTGGGGCTCGACCTCTTCATTCGGCAGCGCAACCGGTCGGTGGTGCTCTCGCCCGCCGGGAAGCGATTCCTCTCAGAGGTCACGCCTTTCCTCGAAGCCTCCGACAACCTCGGCGAGACTGCCTTGGGCCTCTCCCGTCATCTCAGCGGTGACCTCACGGTCGGAGTCTTCTCGCCGATCGCGCCCACCCGCCTGCCGCTCATCCACGACGAATTCGAAAAGCGCTACCCGGACGTTCGGGTCAACTACCTCGAAGCGGATCTCCATGAACTCCAGCAGGCGCTCGTCGCGGGACACTGCGATATCGCGCTGACCTACACCTTGGGTCTGACCGACCGGTTCGACACCTACCTCATCGATGTCGTGCGACCACACGCGCTCGTCTCGCTCAGCCACCGCCTCGGTGGAGGTGGGGAAGGTCCGCGCCCGATCCGATTGGAGGAACTCGCCGAAGAGGACTACATCCAACTCGATCTGCCCTTCAGTCGGCAGTACTACGACGAACTCTTCCGCATCGCCGGTGTCACTCCGAAGGTGCGACATCGGTTCTCCGGATACGAGACCGTGCGTTCGTTTGTCGCGATGGGACTCGGGTACTCCATGCTCAGTCAGAGCGTGTCGTCAGGGACGTATATCGGTTCCAAGACCGTCGATGTGCCGCTGCTCGATGATTTCCCCAGCATCGATCTCGCTCTCGTCTGGCCGACCGAGCTGCGGTTGAGTCGACGGGCGCAGGCGTTCTGTGAGCTGACTCGGGAGATCCTCGGTCCCGAGGGGTGACCCGCTGCTGCGGGTGCGCCGGCCCCCGCGCTGGGAGCGCCGTGATCCGTCCCTGCGGGTGAGGACCGATCCACACCGGTGGATGTGCGCAATACACCCATCTCATCAATTGAATCTATGGCGAGCTTCAACAGTATCTGTTGGACTCATGTGGCGTGGATCGCAAAGATGGTGGAAATCATCCCGCGACCTGAGGAGATCTCGGATGTCCACCACTGCCCCGAGCGAGCAGAGAACCACGACGACGAGCATGCAGAAGAAGGTGCTCGTCGGCGGCAGCATCGGCCAGTTCGTCGAGTTCTACGACTTCACGCTCTACGGTCTCTCGGCCGTCATCCTCTCCGAGTACTTCTTCCCCGACGGCGACCGCATCACCGGGCTCCTCGTCATCTTCGCGACTTTCGGCGTCGCCTTCGTCATGCGGCCCCTCGGCGGGCTGTTCTTCGGGGCGCTCGGCGACAAGGTGGGCAGGCGCAAGACCCTGACGGTCACGATCTTCCTCGTCGGCATCTGCACCGCACTCATCGGCGTCCTCCCCGGCTTCGACACGATCGGCTGGTTCGCCCCGATCCTGCTCATCCTCGCCCGCCTCGGGCAGGGATTCTCCGCCGGCGGCGAATCGGTCGGCGGTCCCTCCTTCGTCTACGAGCACGCCCCGGTGGGCAAGCGCGGACTCTGGATCAACATCACCCTCGCCGCCACAGCACTGCCGTCGGTGTTCGCCGGCGGGCTCATCCTCCTGCTCTCGACGATGATGTCCGACGCCTCCTTCGACTCGTGGGGCTGGCGGATCCCGTTCCTCCTCGCCCTGCCGCTCTCCGCTGTCGGGCTCTGGATCCGCTCGCGCACCGACGAATCCGAACTGTTCAAGAAGACCGCCGAAGAGCGGCCGAAGGAATTCAGCCCGATCCGCGACTCCTTCCGCGAGAACTGGGTCGGCATGCTGCAGGTCTTCTTCGTCCTCGGCGTCACCGCGCTCGGCTTCTACATGCTCTCCGCCTACTTCGTCACCTACATCCAGACGACCGGTGACCTCAGCCGAGAACAGTCGCTGCTGACGAACGCGATCGCCATGGCCAGCTACACGATCTTCCTGCCCATAGCGGGAGCCATCGGCGACCGAGTCGGCCGCAAGCCCATGCTCATCGCCGGATCCATCCTCCTGGCGGTCACCTCGGTGCCGGCATTCGGCCTCGTCACCAGCGGACACATAGGACTGGCCTTCCTCGGGCAGACGATCTTCGTCCTCGCGCTGTGTTGCTACGGCGGCGGCTGCTACACGTTCTTCTGCGAACGGTTCTCGACGAAGACCCGGTTCACCTCGGCGGCAATCAGCTACAACGTCTCCTACGCGGTGCTCGGTGGGACCGCGCCGTTCGTCGGCACCTGGCTCGTCGACATCACCGGAGTCAGCACGGCGCCCGGGTTCTACATGGCAGCCTGCGCGGCCGTCTGCCTCATCCTCATCGTCATCACCCGACTGCCCGAGACCCGCGGACGTCTGGGCTGAGCCTCGGCGCGCGGATTCGAGGACACTCACCCGTCCGCGCGCCGCTCGTCCGAACACCCCACCCCGACCCCATGAATCAGAGACACGAGAAAGCGACCACCATGAACCACCAGGCAGACCCCTCGAGCGACAACGCCTTCCTCTCTACCTTCCACCACGTCGCCACGATCGGCGCGACCGACAACAACGGCGTCGACCGGCAGGCGCTCACGCCCGAGGACAAGCAGACGCGCGACTGGATGCGCGCCTGGGCCGACGCCCACGGCTTCGAGGTCCGCGTCGATGCGATCGGCAATATGTTCGCCTGCCTCCAGCTCGTCCCCGACGGCGCCGAGATCACGAATGACGACACCCCCGCCGAGGCGGCCGTCCCGGATTCGACCGCACCCAAGGACAGTGCCGCCCCCTACGTCCTCATCGGCTCGCACCTCGACTCCCAGCCGCTCGGCGGTCGCTTCGACGGAGCGTATGGCGTCATCGCTGCTCTCTTCGCGGCCCTGCGCGTCAAGGAGGAACTCGCCGAGTCCGGGCAGCAGCCGACGTTCAACCTCGCCGTCGTCAACTGGTTCAACGAGGAGGGCGGCCGCTTCGCTCCCTCGATTATGGGCAGCTCCGTCTACGCCGGCCTGTTCGACCTCGACGAAATGCTCGCCGTCACCGACCTCGAAGGAACGAGTGTTGCCGATGCCCTGACCGCCATCGGCTACGCCGGCACCGACACCCCGCCCGAAGCGATCACCTATGCCGAGATCCACATCGAACAGGGCCGCATCCTCGAACGCGAGACCACCGACATCGGCGTCGTTGAGTCCAGCTGGTACACGCAGAAGCTCGACATCGACGTCCTCGGCGAACAGTCCCACACCGGAGCCACGGCAATGGCCGACCGCCACGATGCCCTCGTCGCCGCCGCGAAGGTCGTCCTCGCCGTCGCCGAGGTGGTCGATGAGTTCGACGACGAAGCACTCGTCTCCTCGGTCGGTCAGCATGTCGTCGAACCGAACTCGCCGATCGTCGTCCCCCGCCGCGTGCACATGGTCGCCGACCTCCGATCCTCCGACCCAGCCATCGTCCAAGCCGCCCGTGACTCCCTGCGTACTCAGATCGCCGAGATCGCCCGAGCCCACGACATCACCATCAACGTCGAGGACTTCGACATCCGCGACAAACGCCACTTCCCGCCCGAGGGAGTCGAGCTCGCCGAGAAGGCTGCGGCCAACGAAGGCCTGAGCATCCGCCGTCTCGAGACGATGGCCGGGCACGACTCGGTGGCCATGAACAACCGCGTGCCCGCCGTGATGATGTTCGTACCCAGCGTCGACGGCGTCTCCCACTGCGAACGCGAGTTCACCACCGACGAGGACATGGTCCGCGGGGTCCGTGTGCTCACCTCGGTCGCCGGCGAACTCGTGCGCGGGCAGCTCGGCGAGGTCCGCGACGGTGAGGTCTGGGTCGGACGTTCCGTCGCCGAGGCGCGGTCGAGCGTTACCGTATGAGTGAAGCCCGATGACCAGCACTGACGACGGCGGTCGACCCAGACCGACACCGCCCATCCCGTGCCCGACGAACGAACTCACACCGAGGTGACCCGATGACCGCAGCTTCCGACCTCCACACACTCTCCGCCACCGAGGCGCTCGCCGCCTTCCGCACCAAGGAGCTGTCCCCGGTCGACTACCTCGAAGCGCTCATCGGCCGGATCACCACGGAAGATGAGCGCATCAACGCCGTCACCGAGGTCGTCGAAGAGGCGGTCACCTCGGCGCGGGACGCGGAGAAGTTCTACGCGACTGCCACCGACGACGACCTCGCCGAGGCGGCCGCCAAGCAGCCGCTGCTCGGCCTGCCCGTCGTCGCCAAGGAGAAACATGCGCTCGCCGGGCGCGGGCTGACCCAAGGGCTCCTGCACGAACGTGACACCATCGCCGAGGCGGACGCGACGATCATCGCCCGCATCCGCGCGGCAGGCGGGTTCGTCCACGCTCGGGCGACCTCGCCCGAGTTCAGCTGCGCGACGATCACACACTCGCCGATGTGGGGCGTGACCCGCAATCCGTGGAACCTCGAACTCTCACCGGGAGGATCGTCCGGTGGGTCCGCAGCCGCGCTCGCCGCCGGGTACGCGCCGCTGGCCACCGCTTCCGACATCGCCGGATCGACGAGGCTGCCCGCCGCCTTCACCGGCACCGTCGGGTTCAAAGCGCCGTATGGTCGCATCCCCGGTGCCCAGCCGCTGGCCGCCGATTGGTACCGCGGCGACGGGCCGATGGCCCGCACTGTCGCCGACACCGCACTGCTCGCGAAGGTGATGGTCGGCGTCGATCCCAGCGACCATGCGACGATCTCTTCGACCGGCTGGTTGGACGGGTTCGACGCCACCTCCGCCGAGGTGGTCGATCGTCTGCGCGGACGACGGGTCGCGCTGTGCCTGCGGTTGGGGGACTTCCCCGTCGGGGAGGACATCATCCGCAATACCCGCGCGGTCGCCACGGCGCTGGAGCAGGCAGGAGCGATCGTCGAAGAGATCGAACTGCCGTGGACGGCCGAGCGCATCTTCGAAACCGCATTCACCCACTTCGGGAACCTCCTCGCGCAGGCGATGCGGTCAGCGACCCACGGCCACGAGGACACACTGGCCGACTACACGCTGCAGTTCATGGCCGACGCCGAGGCGGTCGCCGCGCGCCGCGGCCTCTACGAGGGACTTGCCATGGAGGCGCAAATCCAGGCGGACCTCGCGGCCGCAATGGACGGATTCGATGTGCTGCTCGCCCCCACCTCGGCGGTGGCGGGATTGGAAGCCGGCGCCAGCTACCTCGACGGGATCACGATCGACGCCGGGGGAGTGGGCCGTGAGGGCCACCCCGGTGGAGCGGGCAACGACGGGCACGATGCCAGTGCGGAGCAGACGGTCGAGGGGATCCGGCTCGACCATTACTGGCAGGCGCACATGACGATGCCATTCAACATCTGCAACCGCGTGCCGATCGTCAACGTGCCCTCGGGGATCGCCGACTGCGGGATCCCGACGGGCCTCCAAGTCGTCGCGCATCCTTACGACGACCGTGCCGCCTTCGAGGTCGCGGCCGCGATCGAGCAGCTGCGGCCATGGACGGTGCTCGCGCCGGAGTGAACTGACGGCGTGAACGCCGGTCGCTGTTTCGATAGCGATTAGGCTGGGGTCGGACGGCTTTGAAGCGGATTGAGGACGGACCCCGTCATGCGACCCAAGCACAGTCAGATGATGACGTTCTCAGATGACTCGCGCGCGAATGTTGCGACTGTGCCCGCCATCATCGTCAGCGTCGTCGTCGTACTCGCCTTCGGCTTCAACCCGTTGGGGGAGGGAACCGGAGACAGTGAACTGCCCGGTCTGACCCGCGAGCTTATCGCCATCTTCCTCATCTTCTGGCCGCTGTTCTCCCTCACCTATCTCATGTGGACCCATCTCGGGCTCGAGGAGCTCAGCGAAACCGAGCTCATGGTCCATTCCCGGTGGACACTTGCGCAACGACGCAGATGGTGGATGAAGTACTTCAGCATGGGCGGCGCGACCTCCTGGGCGGTGATGGCCGCCTACGTCGCGTTCCTGCTCAACCTCTTCCTCGTCACCTCGGCCTCGCCGGAGAACGCAGTGTTCGCCGCGCTGCTCGGTCTGGCCAACGTCATCGCGTCGTGGGCTGTGCTCGTCTATTCGTTCGCACTCGAGTTCATGCGCATCGACCTGGGGGTCGGCGGCAGTGCTGATGCTCGGCAGCTGGAATTCGATATGGACGGTCCACGGACGTTCGGCGACTACCTCACCTTCGCCGTGCTCTCTTCGACGATGACTGCCGCTCTGCCGGGACGCGCGGTCACCCGAGACGGGTGGAAGCTCGTGCGCACGAACGTCATCGTCGCGTTCGCCTTCAACTCGGTCGTCGTCGCGACGCTGGTGTCGATGATTCTGTCGTATGTGACGGTGTGAAAGGTCGTCTTCCGCGGCCCGCGCGGATTTCGCCATTGCGGTTTCCGGTTCTTCTGACACGATGGGAATCGTGGATGAGACGACACGGCGCGGGGCCGCCTCGGCGCAGGACCTCGATGAAACGATCGCCGCAGTCGAGGGCATCGGGCGCGAACTCAACGCGGTCACCTCGGTGATGGGCGATCGGGCACGAACGCTCGCGCGGAGATCAGCCGAACGAACCGCTGCCGGGGAACCTCCTCGGCGCCTCGAGGGCGTGCCGTTCGCGATCAAGGACGTCATCGACGTGGCGGGATTCCCGACGACGATGGGTTCGCGGGTGAGCAGCGGACCGGAGCCGAGCGTCACCGCTCCCGTCGTCCACCTCCTCGAACGGGCCGGGGCCATCCCGGTGGCGAAGACGAACTGTCAGGAGTATTCGTACGGCATCCTCGGTGACGAGAGTGCCTTCGGGCGGGTGATCAATCCGATCGATCCCGCACTGTGCACCGGCGGATCGAGTTCCGGCTCGGCGGCGTTGGTCGCCTCCGGGGTGGTGCCGCTTGCCGTGGGCACCGACACGGCCGGGTCGGTGCGAGTGCCGGCCGCGTGTCAGAGCGTCTTCGGCTTCAAGCCGACCTTCGGTGCGATCTCGACCGAGGGCGTCTTCCCGCTCTCGCCGTCCTTTGACACCGTCGGGCTCTTCGCCCGCGAGATCCCCCTGATCGCCGCGGCGTTCGATGCGATCGCCGGCCGGGGTTCGGTGGGGGCTGATTCCGGCGCCGAGGCGGAGGTCGGCGAGGCGGCTTCGCGCGCAACAATCACCGTCGACACCGGGCTGCTCGACTCCGCGGGCGTCTT includes the following:
- a CDS encoding HNH endonuclease signature motif containing protein — translated: MTYTPDRKRRKSNRRARRTDSGSRSDAGNRPKIGPSDTTPDLPSLREQLRAAGLDLTGHPFAEVFDALDPVPTEPLESAAADAGNTADEDAGSPPWSEETENGTITPGPPTDPGDNEPAWEDDEPARKEASDDAAAAQRTSRHPLLPDTTWSDLADCAPEITDAITSLTGLDEKLRTFDRPMGPNEALHVIDGAEALRRLSDSLSTLALSVYERVGTPTDSGAKTPKDLIQSRLNLTGREANRRARLAESLGGRVTLDGQRLEPEHPLVAEQFHLGTLSAEHITALEECLKALPAWVDQATKDKAEADLVRYAADVTVNELRDIFRHMLVRIDPDGAEPLDAKERSAYFVTARPKRNGDWRLEGVLDPVAGAELHGLLTSRIESARPAAGDPSTDPALTTAGPAPTTADPAPSGSTPAADSDSGATVGPDHNRDEERYAPVDAVLAGDRLDAPQWAVFEANRDSGASQNPVDAATALPDGYGVREDGSTINLVREQPTAKSWIYERFATLISRISMKEAQKGSPYALVVTAKASDLANNIGEATTGSGARFPMDDLARRGLNGTVFFHLMDEIARTVEVRTENRFANKKQTAVITARDRGCVFPGCDAPAGWCDVNHVVPHSEGGRTDINNMCLVCSHHHHLMDRSGWEVVMLPDGRPAWKPPESIDPTRALVLHSRFITDDIIDGLFDF
- a CDS encoding LysR family transcriptional regulator, whose protein sequence is MGLDFTLVQLRYFQEVARREHMTEAAKHLNVTQSAISTAMAQLERTLGLDLFIRQRNRSVVLSPAGKRFLSEVTPFLEASDNLGETALGLSRHLSGDLTVGVFSPIAPTRLPLIHDEFEKRYPDVRVNYLEADLHELQQALVAGHCDIALTYTLGLTDRFDTYLIDVVRPHALVSLSHRLGGGGEGPRPIRLEELAEEDYIQLDLPFSRQYYDELFRIAGVTPKVRHRFSGYETVRSFVAMGLGYSMLSQSVSSGTYIGSKTVDVPLLDDFPSIDLALVWPTELRLSRRAQAFCELTREILGPEG
- a CDS encoding MFS transporter → MSTTAPSEQRTTTTSMQKKVLVGGSIGQFVEFYDFTLYGLSAVILSEYFFPDGDRITGLLVIFATFGVAFVMRPLGGLFFGALGDKVGRRKTLTVTIFLVGICTALIGVLPGFDTIGWFAPILLILARLGQGFSAGGESVGGPSFVYEHAPVGKRGLWINITLAATALPSVFAGGLILLLSTMMSDASFDSWGWRIPFLLALPLSAVGLWIRSRTDESELFKKTAEERPKEFSPIRDSFRENWVGMLQVFFVLGVTALGFYMLSAYFVTYIQTTGDLSREQSLLTNAIAMASYTIFLPIAGAIGDRVGRKPMLIAGSILLAVTSVPAFGLVTSGHIGLAFLGQTIFVLALCCYGGGCYTFFCERFSTKTRFTSAAISYNVSYAVLGGTAPFVGTWLVDITGVSTAPGFYMAACAAVCLILIVITRLPETRGRLG
- a CDS encoding M20 family metallo-hydrolase → MNHQADPSSDNAFLSTFHHVATIGATDNNGVDRQALTPEDKQTRDWMRAWADAHGFEVRVDAIGNMFACLQLVPDGAEITNDDTPAEAAVPDSTAPKDSAAPYVLIGSHLDSQPLGGRFDGAYGVIAALFAALRVKEELAESGQQPTFNLAVVNWFNEEGGRFAPSIMGSSVYAGLFDLDEMLAVTDLEGTSVADALTAIGYAGTDTPPEAITYAEIHIEQGRILERETTDIGVVESSWYTQKLDIDVLGEQSHTGATAMADRHDALVAAAKVVLAVAEVVDEFDDEALVSSVGQHVVEPNSPIVVPRRVHMVADLRSSDPAIVQAARDSLRTQIAEIARAHDITINVEDFDIRDKRHFPPEGVELAEKAAANEGLSIRRLETMAGHDSVAMNNRVPAVMMFVPSVDGVSHCEREFTTDEDMVRGVRVLTSVAGELVRGQLGEVRDGEVWVGRSVAEARSSVTV
- a CDS encoding amidase translates to MTAASDLHTLSATEALAAFRTKELSPVDYLEALIGRITTEDERINAVTEVVEEAVTSARDAEKFYATATDDDLAEAAAKQPLLGLPVVAKEKHALAGRGLTQGLLHERDTIAEADATIIARIRAAGGFVHARATSPEFSCATITHSPMWGVTRNPWNLELSPGGSSGGSAAALAAGYAPLATASDIAGSTRLPAAFTGTVGFKAPYGRIPGAQPLAADWYRGDGPMARTVADTALLAKVMVGVDPSDHATISSTGWLDGFDATSAEVVDRLRGRRVALCLRLGDFPVGEDIIRNTRAVATALEQAGAIVEEIELPWTAERIFETAFTHFGNLLAQAMRSATHGHEDTLADYTLQFMADAEAVAARRGLYEGLAMEAQIQADLAAAMDGFDVLLAPTSAVAGLEAGASYLDGITIDAGGVGREGHPGGAGNDGHDASAEQTVEGIRLDHYWQAHMTMPFNICNRVPIVNVPSGIADCGIPTGLQVVAHPYDDRAAFEVAAAIEQLRPWTVLAPE
- a CDS encoding DUF1345 domain-containing protein, producing the protein MTFSDDSRANVATVPAIIVSVVVVLAFGFNPLGEGTGDSELPGLTRELIAIFLIFWPLFSLTYLMWTHLGLEELSETELMVHSRWTLAQRRRWWMKYFSMGGATSWAVMAAYVAFLLNLFLVTSASPENAVFAALLGLANVIASWAVLVYSFALEFMRIDLGVGGSADARQLEFDMDGPRTFGDYLTFAVLSSTMTAALPGRAVTRDGWKLVRTNVIVAFAFNSVVVATLVSMILSYVTV
- a CDS encoding amidase, whose translation is MDETTRRGAASAQDLDETIAAVEGIGRELNAVTSVMGDRARTLARRSAERTAAGEPPRRLEGVPFAIKDVIDVAGFPTTMGSRVSSGPEPSVTAPVVHLLERAGAIPVAKTNCQEYSYGILGDESAFGRVINPIDPALCTGGSSSGSAALVASGVVPLAVGTDTAGSVRVPAACQSVFGFKPTFGAISTEGVFPLSPSFDTVGLFAREIPLIAAAFDAIAGRGSVGADSGAEAEVGEAASRATITVDTGLLDSAGVFADDGRGWVRENLTEGRLNPTEMRRHRGEIRTTSAISDDLLTVIDEGLAVYDIVRRYEAFVLHEQYLDEQGEAYQPGVWAKILSGQSIAEAEYRSQVAALEEFRASAVSFFDEVDFIVTPAIEGDVIRWDEIDDGSAAKFMCCSLPFNVLGWPAVTLPVRREPGVGRPPVSVQIVGPPHEDRALLEFAAGL